One genomic segment of Cryptococcus neoformans var. neoformans JEC21 chromosome 8 sequence includes these proteins:
- a CDS encoding helicase, putative, with protein MSNKVNCPICNISVPEGDINLHLDLKCKGAPPAELSTPQQVFDFTSSLHPKTQPSTSQTSPSTHPGSSQRARASQANLDERRASVGADGKKNIAPVFQTQGAVTKRKAEGKETKVIGGDGFGGGKGAKQRRVNPLAAAQPLAERSRPSEISQYIGQSDIVGLGSLLRVQIEAGKLVGSCILWGPPGCGKTTLARLIAKSSGADFKELSATSSGTQDVRQVFEKAKNGLQMTGRRTVLMIDEIHRFNRAQQDLLLPYVEKGWIQLIGATTENPSFKVNGALLSRCQVFTLHAHSPESLQIILRNAVQTISESEPIPYLPSGLIPFLADVADGDARQALNGLELALRTCQTMDETASAEKAQRVNSASGEKMEKEGQKDEFDAAVEEAEEDYQKKKRDEEIMDAVRRGLQKGYNRTGEERYDMISALHKCLRGSDGSAAMYWLARMITGGEDPLYIARRLIVVASEDVGLADNHALPLAMATYQACQTIGLPECRINLAHCVAYLAEAPKSTRSYKAYAAAEQLATMPPLPGVPLQIRNAPTQLMKKLGYGKEYAYNPDYGHPVHNDYLPESLLQHSSHSHDPSQHILKTADQFEADKKWDEEHLDEWERVVNDGVAWEGRYERFGEI; from the exons ATGTCCAATAAAG TTAACTGCCCTATCTGTAACATCTCGGTACCCGAGGGCGACATCAACCTCCATCTCGACCTCAAATGCAAAGGGGCTCCCCCAGCTGAATTATCTACTCCACAACAAGTATTCGATTTCACGAGCTCACTACATCCGAAGACCCAACCATCAACCTCCCAAACCTCTCCATCGACCCATCCCGGGAGCAGTCAAAGAGCGAGAGCTAGCCAAGCGAACTTAGATGAGCGGAGGGCATCTGTGGGGGctgatgggaagaagaatataGCGCCAGTTTTTCAAACGCAAGGAGCTGTTacgaagaggaaagcggaggggaaggaaacAAAAGTGATTGGTggtgatggatttggagggGGTAAGGGGGCGAAGCAACGGCGGGTGAATCCCTTAGCTGCTGCTCAACC CTTGGCGGAACGATCAAGACCTTCAGAGATATCACAGTATATCGGACAGTCAGATATAGTCGGTTTAGGAAGTCTGTTACGGGTCCAAATTGAAGCAGGCAAGCTGGTGGGGAGCTGTATACTATGGGGACCACCAGGGTGTGGGAAAAC AACGTTGGCCAGGCTGATTGCAAAGTCTTCTGGAGCAGACTTCAAAGAACTTTCCGCGACAAG TTCGGGTACTCAAGACGTTCGGCAAGTTTTTGAAAAGGCTAAGAATGGACTGCAGATGACTGGAAG ACGGACTGTTCTAATGATCGATGAGATACATCG ATTTAACCGTGCCCAGCAAGATCTGCTACTACCTTACGTTGAAAAAGGTTGGATACAGCTTATAGGGGCTACCACCGAAAACCCTTCATTCAAGGTCAACGGTGCTTTGCTTAGTAGATGCCA AGTGTTTACATTACACGCCCATTCTCCTGAATCCCTTCAAATTATTCTACGCAATGCCGTGCAAACCATCTCTGAATCCGAACCCATCCCTTATCTCCCATCAGGGCTCATCCCTTTCCTTGCGGATGTTGCAGATGGTGATGCCCGTCAAGCACTTAACGGTCTCGAGCTCGCTCTGCGCACGTGTCAAACAATGGACGAGACTGCCAGCGCGGAAAAAGCACAACGGGTCAATTCCGCCAGTGGTGaaaaaatggaaaaagaggggCAAAAAGACGAGTTCGATGCGGCGGTTGAGGAAGCGGAGGAGGACtatcagaagaagaagagagacgagGAGATTATGGATGCTGTGAGGCGAGGATTGCAGAAAGGGTATAATAGGacgggagaagagagatatGATATGATTTCGGCGCTGCACAAATGCTTGAGAGGATCGGACGGAAGTGCAGCAATGTACTGGCTGGCTAG GATGATTACCGGCGGGGAAGATCCCTTATACATAGCCAGAAGGTTAATCGTAGTGGCGAGTGAGGACGTAGGCCTGGCAGATAACCATGCGCTGCCACTGGCTATGGCTACATATCAGGCTTGTCAAACGATCGGTTTGCCCGAATGTCGAATTAATCTTGCC CATTGCGTCGCATATCTGGCTGAAGCTCCCAAGTCAACAAGATCCTATAAGGCTTATGCTGCA GCAGAACAGCTGGCAACTATGCCGCCTTTACCTGGCGTTCCTTTACAAATCCGCAACGCTCCTACCCAACTCATGAAGAAGTTGGGTTACGGGAAGGAATATGCGTACAACCCAGATTATGGTCATCCAGTTCATAAT GACTACTTACCTGAATCCCTTCTGCAACATTCTTCGCACTCTCATGATCCAAGTCAACACATTCTCAAGACAGCGGACCAGTTTGAGGCGGACAAGAAATGGGACGAGGAGCATCTTGATGAGTGGGAGAGGGTGGTGAACGACGGTGTAGCTTGGGAAGGGAGATATGAGCGATTTGGTGAGATATAA
- a CDS encoding specific RNA polymerase II transcription factor, putative: MYQQQTMASHPFFSHNNPWARSAICCDQHHGESTSAAMARLAGNIPFSHDENLHDHHLGYHDSSGCTSDCPLDTYCCSGDYCCDKHGSCSSGDECCDDPRCEEAHRPDSRASHQSHHNRSKPEQSRNHNHQQPMSLEEWAGTQEGCNAIQQLIECCNQPDCHIPVCPTDNSEVHPLPADPLSALFASLDAQQQPQPISTAQQPMAPVSSVEASHTCHWGNCHLVFGSMPDLLAHVAADHLNAAGTAHQSDQLLQQAQSAQSAQSTPLALLTERALSSISTNTTGLQSHLPTNSSLQATSLAVNDALLSCMWDDCFPVPEVPAASSTSHSTFHHYNSDNCQAPHNHQHDHSYAAGEPFNPGTMLRHVLEEHLGIPPDIIGWPNEAELQAQAQAILEKHHHHHHIDPREALVNHSENCNHVHPHPHSHSHGNSAGTGANDSHPHGHALAHSQFHPNLHPHPHSLPHERSYAHSHSLSHSRPLSHEPLPTPPSTVKTEACTSPAASNDSVASTVLTASQSSKDLICLWPGCTIHTPFASTASLMDHLSEMHIPKGKDCYTCHWGGCGGEEGRVFKSRQKVLRHLQSHIGHKPFVCGVCNQAFSEAAPLTAHMRRHAQEKPFKCEHPGCGKSFAISSSLTIHMRTHNGEKPFVCPYCQKGFVEASNLTKHIRTHTGERPFACSHPGCGKKFSRPDQLKRHMTIHNKPPGEKRRGSGVPAK; the protein is encoded by the exons ATGTACCAGCAACAGACCATGGCCAGCCACCCATTCTTCAGCCACAACAATCCTTGGGCCCGTTCTGCCATTTGCTGTGATCAGCACCACGGCGAATCGACTTCGGCCGCTATGGCACGTCTTGCTGGCAACATTCCCTTTTCTCATGATGAAAATTTACACGACCACCATCTCGGATACCACGACTCGTCTGGATGCACTTCGGATTGCCCTCTCGACACCTACTGCTGCAGTGGAGATTACTGCTGCGACAAGCATGGTTCTTGCTCCAGTGGAGATGAGTGTTGCGACGACCCACGTTGTGAAGAAGCGCACAGACCGGATAGTCGTGCCAGTCATCAAAGCCATCACAACCGTTCTAAACCCGAGCAAAGCCGTAACCATAACCACCAGCAGCCTATGAGTCTGGAAGAATGGGCTGGAACCCAGGAAGGGTGTAACGCCATACAACAGCTG ATTGAATGCTGTAACCAGCCAGACTGCCATATACCGGTCTGCCCTACGGACAATTCTGAAGTCCATCCACTGCCGGCAGACCCCTTGTCAGCCCTATTTGCATCACTAGATgcacagcagcagcctcaACCTATCTCCACTGCCCAGCAGCCTATGGCGCCGGTAAGCTCCGTTGAGGCTTCTCACACTTGCCACTGGGGTAATTGCCACCTCGTTTTTGGCTCAATGCCCGACCTTTTGGCACATGTGGCGGCAGATCACCTTAACGCAGCGGGTACGGCGCATCAGTCCGATCAACTTCTGCAGCAAGCCCAGTCTGCCCAGTCTGCCCAGTCTACCCCGTTAGCACTGCTTACTGAGCGCGCGCTGTCTAGTATTAGTACGAATACGACTGGTTTACAGAGTCATTTGCCGACTAACTCTTCGCTTCAAGCCACATCTTTGGCCGTCAATGACGCCCTGCTATCTTGCATGTGGGATGACTGCTTTCCTGTCCCCGAGGTGCCTGCTGCTTCATCAACGTCTCACAGCACGTTCCATCATTACAACTCTGATAACTGCCAGGCTCCTCATAATCACCAGCACGACCATTCTTACGCTGCTGGAGAGCCCTTTAACCCTGGGACGATGCTACGACATGTTCTGGAAGAGCATTTGGGTATTCCCCCTGATATCATTGGCTGGCCGAATGAGGCTGagcttcaagctcaagcaCAGGCGATCCTTGAGAagcaccatcatcatcaccataTCGACCCTCGCGAGGCCTTAGTGAACCACTCTGAGAACTGCAATCATGTGCATCCTCACCCTCACTCTCATTCTCATGGGAACAGTGCCGGCACCGGTGCCAATGACTCACATCCTCATGGCCATGCTCTCGCTCACTCTCAGTTCCATCCcaatcttcatcctcatcctcattctcttcctcatgaGCGCTCGTATGCTCATTCTCATTCCCTCTCTCATTCACGTCCTCTCTCGCACGAACCTCTTCCCACGCCCCCCTCCACGGTCAAGACCGAAGCCTGCACCTCCCCTGCCGCTTCCAACGATTCCGTCGCCAGCACAGTCCTCACTGCATCCCAATCCTCTAAAGATCTGATCTGTCTCTGGCCCGGGTGCACCATCCACACTCCTTTTGCTTCCACTGCTTCCCTCATGGATCATCTGTCCGAAATGCACATCCCGAAAGGTAAAGATTGTTATACATGCCATTGGGGTGGGTGcggtggtgaagaagggagggtGTTTAAGAGTAGGCAAAAGGTGTTGAGGCATTTGCAGAGTCATATAGGACACAAACCGTTCGTTTGTGGGGTGTGTAATCAGGCTTTCTCGGAAGCGGCGCCTTTGACGGCGCATATGAGGAGACATGCGCAAGAAA AACCTTTCAAGTGCGAACATCCAGGATGTGGCAAATCGTTTGCAATCTCTTCGTCTTTAACAATCCACATG CGCACACATAACGGTGAAAAGCCATTTGTCTGCCCGTATTGTCAGAA GGGGTTTGTAGAAGCGTCCAACTTGACCAAACAC ATCCGAACGCATACGGGCGAACGGCCATTTGCGTGCTCTCATCCTGGATGCGGCAAGAAATTCTCGCGTCCTGATCAGCTGAAGAGGCACATGACTATTCATAACAAGCCACCTGGGGAGAAAAGGCGAGGAAGTGGTGTCCCTGCGAAGTAA